The segment GTCGCCTCGAGGACGATCGGCGGGGCGACGCCGGCGTCACGGGCCTCGACCCAGCGGGGCAGACAGAGACACCAGCGATCGCCCGGCTCGAGCCCCGGGAAGTCGAGTTCGGGCCGGGGCGTCACGAGGTCGTTGCCCCGTGCCTTACCGAACTCGAGGAACTCCTCGGTCAGCACCGCACAGACCTCGTGGCGGCCCGGATCCCGCCGGAGGTGTCGACAGCGGCCGTCCCGGAGGAAGCCGGTCTCGGGGTCCTCGCTGCAGGGACGTAGCTCCGTGCCGTAGACGTTCCGCTCGGCGTCCGCTGGTTCGTCCGCCATACGGTTCCGGTCCGGATCGAGGGCGAAAACGCTTGGCATCGACCGATCCCGCCCCGGTCCGTGGCGTCGGTCGTCCCCCCGTGCTCCCCCCGCCTCGACGGCGGGTTCGCCCGGCTTGAGCATCCGAAGGGGTTTTAGTCCGCCCTTTGAATTGAACCGGTATGAGCGCGCCGTGGGCCGACTGGGATCACATCGTGAAGATCGACCCCGACAAGGAGCTCGCCGACGGCGAGACCTTCGAGGACGTCTGTCGGACGGGGACCGACGCGATCGAGATCGGGGGGACGACGGGCATGACCCAGGAGAACATGCAGGCCGTGATCGACGCCTGTGCGAAGTACGACGTCCCGCTCTACCAGGAGCCGAGCAACCCCGCCGTGGTCGTCGAAGACGAGGCGCTCGAGGGGTATCTGATCCCGACGGTGTTCAACGCGGGCGACGTCTTCTGGGTGGTCGGCGCACACAAGGAGTGGCTCCGCATGAGCGCGAACTTCGACTGGACGCGAACGTTCACCGAGGCGTACATCGTCCTCAACCCCGACTCAAGCGTCGCGGAGTACACCGACGCGGACTGCGACCAGTCCGCCGAGGACGTCGCGGCCTACGCCGAACTCGCCGAACACATGTTCGGCCAGCCGATCGTCTACATCGAGTACTCGGGCATGTTCGGCGACCCCGAGAAGGTCCGCGCGGGACGGGACGCCCTCGACGACGCGACCCTGTTCTACGGCGGCGGCATCGGCGACTACGAGTCGGCGAACACGATGGCCCGACATGCGGACGTCGTCGTCGTCGGCGACCTGGTCCACGACGAGGGCTGTGGGGCCGTCGAGGAGACCGTCGAAGGCGCGAAGGACGCGCGCTCGGAGGTCGCCGGACCGAGCTGATTCGAACGAGTATCGGAACGTTGAGGAGGGAGACGTTCCTATCCGTGACCGGTTAGGCCGACGTGAGAGACCACGGGCGGTCGAACTCGTCCGTTCTCCGAGTACCGTCCCTCTCGAGCCCGCCGAGTCACCGCGTCCACGCCGACCGTCAACTGGCCATGTCAACGGATACCAACCCCACCAACGTCGTCCTCGTCACGGTCGATTCGCTGCGTGCGGACGCGATCGAACCCTACTCCGAGGAACACCGGACGCCGACGTTGCGGCGGCTGGCCGAGCGGGGCACCGTCTTCGAGCACGCCTTCGCGACCGGCAACTGGACGCCCTTCTCGTTTCCCGGGCTGCTCGCTTCGCGTCCGGTCTTCGCCGACTCGGGGACCGTCGGCGTCACCGAGAGCGAGACGCTCGCCGACGCGCTCTCCGAGGCGGGCGTCGCCACCGGCGGGTTCAACGCCGCGAACGGCTTTCTCACCCCCCACTGGGGCTACGACAGCGGGTTCGACGAGTTCGAGTCGTTCGTGGCCGATGCCGACTCCTTCTACGGGAAGTATCTCGCTACCCACCCCACCGTCGAGGCGTGGTTGCAGCTCGCGAGCGCCCCCGTTCGGCGCCTCGTCTCACGGCTGCGCGGCGAGGACGACGACCGGCCGTTCATGGACGCCTCGAGGATGCTCGACGTCGAACGACGGGCGAAGGAGTTCGTCGAGCGCTCGCAGACGCCCTTCTTCCTCTGGATCCACTACATGGACGTCCACACGCCGTACGCGCCGGCGCCGCGACACTTCCGGGAGGTCTCGTCGTCGACCCTCGGGACTCCGGAGATGCTCCTGGCTCACGCCCGAGCGGGGCTCGGGCAGGGCGTGAACGAGCGAACGCTCGCGGGCCTCAGGACGCTCTACCAGGCGACCGTTCGCCAGGTCGATGCGAGCATCGGACGACTGCTCGAGACGCTCTCGGCCGCCGGCCTCCGCGAGGAGACCTGCGTCGTCGTCGCCGGCGATCACGGCGAGGAGTTCCAGGAGCACGGTCATCTGGCACACTACCCGAAGCTCTACGACGAACTCCTCCACGTACCGTTGATCGTCGACGCGCCGGGCGAGTCGTCACGACGCATCGAGCGGGCGGTCGGGCTCGACGACGTCCCGCCGACGATCACCGCACTGCTCGGCGTCTCGCCGCCGAAGACGTGGTCGGGGCACTCGCTCGTCGGCTCGATCGAGACCGGCGAGCGCCCCGACGGCGAGCCGGTGATCTCCGTGACTGTTCGCGACGACCCGGTGACACGCCAGCCGATCCCCCGCGACCTCGAGGACGGCGACCTGCTGGTGAGCGCGCGCACCGACGATTGGACGTACATCGAGAACGTCGACAGCGAGACCGCCGAACTGTACCACCGTCCCTCCGATCCGGTCCAGCGGTACGACCGGTCGGTGGATCCCGGCCCGGAAGCCGACGCGGCGATCGAACGACTCCGGCCGCTCGTCCGCGAGCACGCCCGATCGATTCGGGCGGCGGGATCGGCGTCGACGCCGGCCGGGCCGGCCGACGAGGCGGTCGAGACGAGACTCGAGGCGCTTGGCTACCGATAACCGATGGTCCGGGAGCTCCTGAGGGCGACGTTGGAGGGGCCGCTGGCGGCCCGCCTGCGGCGGTTCTTCGTCGTCGGGGCCGTCGCGGCGGGCCTCCAGACGCTGTTACTCGCGGGCTTCGTCGAGTACGGGCAGGTCCACTACCTGCTGGCGGCGGCGGTCGCCATCGAGATCACGATCGTCTTCCAGTACGTGCTCAACAACGTCTGGACGTTCAGGGCCGCCAAGAACACGGGCTGGGGCGAGTACCTCTCCGGGTTGGCGAAGACGAACCTCGTCCGCGGCTCCGCGATCCCGCTCCAGCTCGGGGTGCTGTACGGGCTGGTCACCTGGCCCGGGATCGCCTACCTGATCGCCAACGGCATCGCCATCCTCGTCAGCGGCGTCTACCGGTACGTCCTCGACGCCCGCTGGACGTGGGACGTCTGACCCACCTCGTCGTCTCTCACTCGGAGCAGGGCTCCTCGTCGCTTCGGCCGGACTGCGAGCCGTTCTCTCCCGTCGTGAGTCGTCGATCCACCGCGAAAACGGCGAGCGCACGGACCAGCGCCGTCGCGAGCACGCGCAGGTCGGCCGAGACGTAGAGGTCCGGCGCCGGGTGGCGCCACCAGGTCAGCGGGTAGAGCCAGGTACCGGAACGGCCGTCGGCGTGGAGCTTCAGCGCGTCGAGCAGGAGATGTGAGAGCCGCCGGCCGCCAGCACCGTGAACGCCCGGCGTCGTTCGGCGAAGAGGAACGCGAGGAGGCCCGCCAGCAGCGCGACGCCGCCGACGTGGTTCGCGTAGTCGGTCGTCAGCTGCTCGCCAGTCGAATAGGGCCAGCCCGTCTCGTAGGTCGCGCCGTAGTGGACACAGAGTCCCAGGGTGGCGGCGAGGAGGACGGTCGCGGACAGCAGTCGAACCCGTCGATCCATGGCGTGGGTCGGACGCCGACGCGCAAACGATCGTCGGTCGTCGCTCCCGTTGCGGCGAAAAGACGGACTTTAAGCCCCGCCCTGGCAAACCCGGGAGCATGCAGGATCGAACCTACACGGCCGACGCCGAACCCGGCGAGACCGTCACCGTGGCGGGCTGGGTTCACGAGATCCGTGATCTCGGCGGCATCGCGTTTCTCATCCTTCGCGACAGGAGCGGCAGGATCCAGGTCAAGTTCGAGAAAGAGGAGATGGACGACGAACTGGTCGAGACCGGCCTCGATCTCGCGCGCGAGAGCGTGATCTCGGCGACGGGCACCGTCGAGGAGGAGCCCCGGGCGCCGACGGGCGTCGAGATCACGCCCGACTCGCTTTCGGTGATCGCCGAGGCCGAGCCCGGACTCCCGCTTGACCCCTCGGGGAAGGTCGACGCCGAGCTCTCGACGCGGCTGAACAACCGTACCCTCGACCTCCGAAAGGAGGAGACGAAGGCGATCTTCGAGATCCGCGCGGAGGTGCTTCGCGCGGTGCGCGAGAGCTTCCGCGCGATGGACTGTACGGAGATCAACACGCCGAAGATCGTCGCCACCGGTACCGAGGGCGGCACGGAGCTGTTCCCGATCACCTACTTCGGCGAGGAGGCGTTCATGAACCAGTCGCCCCAGCTGTTCAAGCAGCTGATGGTCGGCTCCGGGCTCGAACGCGTCTTCGAGATCGGCCCCATCTTCCGCGCCGAGGAGCACAACACGCCACGACACCTCAACGAGGCGACGATGATCGACTTCGAGAGCGCGTTCATCGACCACGAGGAGGCGATGGACGCCTGCGAGCGAACCCTGCTCGCGGCGTACGAGGGCGTCGCGGAGAACTGCGAGGAGGAGCTCGAGACGCTCGGCTACGACGACTTCTCGGTACCCGATGCGGGCTTCCCCCGCCTCAGCTACGAGGAGGCGATCGAGCGGATCAACGCCACCGGCGAACTCGACGAGCAGTTGGTGTGGGGCGACGACCTCCCGACGGAGGGCGAGAAAGCCCTGGGGAAGGACGTCGGCGGCCACTACTTCGTGACCGACTGGCCCAGCGAGATCAAGCCGTTCTACATCCAGGACTACGACGACGACCCAGACCTCTCGAAGGGGTTCGACCTGATGCATCCCCGCATGGAGCTCGTCTCGGGCGGCCAGCGCGAACACCGTCACGACGAGCTCGTCGCGGGCTTCGAGGCACAGGGGCTCAACCCCGAGCAGTTCGACTACTACACCGAGATGTTCAAGTACGGGATGCCGCCCCACGCGGGCTGGGCCTACGGCGTCGAGCGCCTCGTCATGACGATGCTCGACCTGGAGAACATCCGCGAGGCCGTCCTCTTCCCGAGGGATCGTCAGCGACTGAGCCCATAGGCGAACTCCCTGGGAACCAGCGAGGCGAACGGAGTGAGTGCCCCACGGCGATCGCAACCGGCTGTCCGCGTGAGAACGCGTCGAGGGACGACGGTCGTCAGCGGCCGAGTCCGCGGACCGAGACGTCGGAAGCCGGCAGAGGCTTTATTCGCCGCTCGTCCCTCGTTCGAGACGATGGTCGATACCAACCAGCAGGTCATCGAGGAGGCGCGACAGCGTGGCGAGACGCTCACCAGTCGGGAGCTGCTTCTACTGATCGAACGATACCACCAACCTGGTGATCCGGGCGTCGATCAGGAGGTGCTCGAGGCCTACGACGCCGAGCTCGCTCGGGACGACGTCATCCCCTATAAGGAGGGCCAGTTTCTCGGGAGCATCGAGCGAGACCTCGGCGACGACGAGTCGTGGGTCGGCGAGGGGACCTACTACCCCGTCGGCGACGGTCGGATCAGTGCGTTTCCGGCGGCGTGGCACGACGAGCTCGGCGATACGGCCGATGTACGGGCGTACGTCGACGTGATCGGCAACGAGCTGGGCGGATCGGACACCGATTCCGACTCACAGCGCGGCGGGAGGGGGACCGGCGTACCCGAGGGGCTGTTGCTCGAGGCGGCGAGGG is part of the Halalkalicoccus sp. CG83 genome and harbors:
- a CDS encoding DUF2237 family protein — its product is MADEPADAERNVYGTELRPCSEDPETGFLRDGRCRHLRRDPGRHEVCAVLTEEFLEFGKARGNDLVTPRPELDFPGLEPGDRWCLCLPRWVEARDAGVAPPIVLEATHERALDEVDPETLREHEYRK
- a CDS encoding phosphoglycerol geranylgeranyltransferase, whose product is MSAPWADWDHIVKIDPDKELADGETFEDVCRTGTDAIEIGGTTGMTQENMQAVIDACAKYDVPLYQEPSNPAVVVEDEALEGYLIPTVFNAGDVFWVVGAHKEWLRMSANFDWTRTFTEAYIVLNPDSSVAEYTDADCDQSAEDVAAYAELAEHMFGQPIVYIEYSGMFGDPEKVRAGRDALDDATLFYGGGIGDYESANTMARHADVVVVGDLVHDEGCGAVEETVEGAKDARSEVAGPS
- a CDS encoding sulfatase-like hydrolase/transferase — translated: MSTDTNPTNVVLVTVDSLRADAIEPYSEEHRTPTLRRLAERGTVFEHAFATGNWTPFSFPGLLASRPVFADSGTVGVTESETLADALSEAGVATGGFNAANGFLTPHWGYDSGFDEFESFVADADSFYGKYLATHPTVEAWLQLASAPVRRLVSRLRGEDDDRPFMDASRMLDVERRAKEFVERSQTPFFLWIHYMDVHTPYAPAPRHFREVSSSTLGTPEMLLAHARAGLGQGVNERTLAGLRTLYQATVRQVDASIGRLLETLSAAGLREETCVVVAGDHGEEFQEHGHLAHYPKLYDELLHVPLIVDAPGESSRRIERAVGLDDVPPTITALLGVSPPKTWSGHSLVGSIETGERPDGEPVISVTVRDDPVTRQPIPRDLEDGDLLVSARTDDWTYIENVDSETAELYHRPSDPVQRYDRSVDPGPEADAAIERLRPLVREHARSIRAAGSASTPAGPADEAVETRLEALGYR
- a CDS encoding GtrA family protein yields the protein MVRELLRATLEGPLAARLRRFFVVGAVAAGLQTLLLAGFVEYGQVHYLLAAAVAIEITIVFQYVLNNVWTFRAAKNTGWGEYLSGLAKTNLVRGSAIPLQLGVLYGLVTWPGIAYLIANGIAILVSGVYRYVLDARWTWDV
- the aspS gene encoding aspartate--tRNA(Asn) ligase; translation: MQDRTYTADAEPGETVTVAGWVHEIRDLGGIAFLILRDRSGRIQVKFEKEEMDDELVETGLDLARESVISATGTVEEEPRAPTGVEITPDSLSVIAEAEPGLPLDPSGKVDAELSTRLNNRTLDLRKEETKAIFEIRAEVLRAVRESFRAMDCTEINTPKIVATGTEGGTELFPITYFGEEAFMNQSPQLFKQLMVGSGLERVFEIGPIFRAEEHNTPRHLNEATMIDFESAFIDHEEAMDACERTLLAAYEGVAENCEEELETLGYDDFSVPDAGFPRLSYEEAIERINATGELDEQLVWGDDLPTEGEKALGKDVGGHYFVTDWPSEIKPFYIQDYDDDPDLSKGFDLMHPRMELVSGGQREHRHDELVAGFEAQGLNPEQFDYYTEMFKYGMPPHAGWAYGVERLVMTMLDLENIREAVLFPRDRQRLSP